Proteins co-encoded in one Alphaproteobacteria bacterium PA2 genomic window:
- a CDS encoding ATPase, whose amino-acid sequence MASVDALIQGLESVGYIASRRIATSLFMAVNLQKPILVEGSAGVGKTELALSTAALLGLPLIRMQCYEGLDESKALYEWKYGKQLLYTQILKDRMGESLADAADMDAAMDRLHGMGDLFFSEPFLEPRPLMKALREDDGCVLLIDEIDKSDEAFEAFLLEVLSAYQVSIPEIGVLKAKTPPIVFLTSNNVRDLGDALKRRCLHLHIPLPDAGLERRIVASRVPGIEGELVSQLVSFVQSLRTLDLRKSPSISETVDWARALILLNADALEPEVVRDSLNVLLKFEQDIQVIEPQIAELIRKPLA is encoded by the coding sequence ATGGCCTCTGTTGACGCACTGATCCAGGGCCTGGAGAGCGTCGGCTACATCGCCTCCCGCCGGATCGCCACCTCGCTGTTCATGGCAGTGAACCTGCAGAAACCCATACTGGTGGAAGGCTCGGCCGGGGTCGGCAAGACCGAACTGGCCCTGTCCACCGCCGCCCTGCTCGGCCTGCCCCTGATCCGCATGCAGTGCTATGAGGGCCTGGATGAGTCCAAGGCGCTGTACGAATGGAAGTACGGCAAGCAGCTGCTCTATACCCAGATCCTGAAGGACCGCATGGGCGAAAGCCTGGCTGACGCGGCCGACATGGACGCCGCCATGGACCGCCTCCACGGCATGGGCGACCTGTTCTTCTCCGAGCCCTTCCTCGAGCCCCGGCCCCTGATGAAGGCCCTGCGCGAGGATGACGGCTGCGTCCTGCTGATCGACGAAATTGACAAGTCCGACGAAGCCTTCGAGGCCTTCCTGCTGGAAGTCCTGTCGGCCTATCAGGTCTCCATTCCGGAAATCGGCGTGCTGAAGGCCAAGACCCCGCCCATCGTCTTCCTGACCTCCAACAATGTCCGCGACCTGGGCGACGCCCTGAAGCGCCGCTGCCTGCACCTGCACATCCCCCTGCCCGACGCCGGCCTCGAGCGCCGCATTGTCGCCAGCCGGGTGCCTGGCATCGAGGGCGAACTGGTCAGCCAGCTGGTCAGCTTTGTTCAGTCCCTGCGGACCCTGGACCTGCGCAAGTCGCCGTCGATTTCAGAGACGGTCGACTGGGCCCGGGCCCTGATCCTGCTCAATGCCGACGCCCTCGAGCCCGAGGTGGTGCGCGACAGCCTGAACGTCCTGCTCAAGTTCGAACAGGACATCCAGGTGATCGAGCCGCAGATCGCCGAGCTCATCCGCAAGCCCCTGGCCTGA
- a CDS encoding VWA containing CoxE family protein, with amino-acid sequence MQGALEDFFRALRASDVRVSPAEAIDAHRTVAKVGFADRELFKDALCATLAKTADEVDRFDRTFDTFFTRDTFVAAPPPEDGDRDPMEDLPPEGGDSELARMLMAGDASALAQAMEEAAERAQVSQIRLSTQRSRLTRKLLEEMGLGEIERIIAAARRLEDPRGQAAGERLDAARQALAKEASAYVERQHELYASESGKNLREELLARKALNSDGGIDPVDQAMMQALVKRMAKRLADRYSRRRNVAWTGHLDVRRTLRKSMGYGGMPFDIVFKTKKIDKPSIVAICDVSKSVAAAAQFLLTFLYSLNEVVDRMEAFAFSGRMISVNSLLDENKVETAILEVLKQIGFQQTDYGRSLEDFCDQHLDQLDRHTTVIFLGDARSNYADPRLDLLATIQKRSRALIWLNPEPESYWGQGDSVMHRYQRFCHVAKPCNTLAQLERIIEDVLRTYIPH; translated from the coding sequence ATGCAGGGCGCTCTCGAAGACTTCTTCCGGGCGCTGAGGGCCTCGGACGTCCGGGTATCCCCGGCCGAGGCCATTGACGCCCACCGCACGGTGGCCAAGGTCGGCTTTGCTGACCGCGAGCTGTTCAAGGACGCCCTGTGCGCAACCCTGGCCAAGACCGCCGATGAGGTGGACCGGTTCGACCGGACCTTCGACACCTTCTTCACCCGGGACACCTTCGTGGCGGCCCCGCCCCCAGAAGACGGCGACCGGGACCCCATGGAAGACCTGCCGCCGGAGGGCGGGGACAGCGAACTCGCGCGCATGCTCATGGCCGGCGACGCTTCGGCCCTGGCCCAGGCCATGGAAGAAGCCGCCGAGCGGGCCCAGGTCTCGCAGATCCGCCTGTCCACCCAGAGAAGCCGGCTGACCCGCAAGCTGCTTGAGGAAATGGGTCTGGGAGAGATCGAGCGGATCATCGCCGCCGCCCGCCGTCTGGAAGATCCCAGGGGACAGGCCGCCGGCGAACGCCTGGATGCCGCCCGACAGGCCCTGGCCAAGGAAGCCTCGGCCTATGTGGAGCGCCAGCACGAGCTCTACGCCTCTGAAAGCGGCAAGAACCTTCGTGAAGAGCTGCTGGCCCGCAAGGCCCTGAACTCGGACGGAGGCATTGACCCCGTGGACCAGGCCATGATGCAGGCCCTGGTCAAGCGCATGGCCAAGCGTCTGGCTGACCGCTATTCCCGCCGGCGCAATGTGGCCTGGACCGGGCACCTGGATGTCCGCCGCACCCTGCGCAAGTCCATGGGTTATGGCGGCATGCCCTTCGACATCGTCTTCAAGACCAAGAAGATCGACAAGCCGTCCATTGTGGCCATCTGCGATGTCTCGAAATCGGTCGCCGCCGCCGCCCAGTTCCTGCTGACCTTCCTCTATTCCCTGAACGAGGTGGTCGACCGGATGGAGGCCTTCGCCTTTTCAGGACGGATGATCAGCGTCAACAGCCTGCTGGACGAGAACAAGGTCGAGACGGCCATTCTGGAAGTGCTCAAGCAGATCGGTTTCCAGCAGACCGACTATGGCCGGTCGCTCGAGGACTTCTGCGACCAGCACCTGGACCAGCTGGACCGGCACACCACGGTGATCTTCCTGGGCGACGCCCGGTCGAACTATGCCGATCCGCGCCTGGACCTGCTGGCCACGATCCAGAAGCGGTCACGGGCCCTGATCTGGCTGAACCCGGAACCGGAAAGCTATTGGGGTCAGGGGGACAGCGTCATGCACCGCTATCAGCGGTTCTGCCATGTGGCCAAACCCTGCAATACCCTGGCCCAGCTTGAGCGGATCATCGAGGACGTCCTGAGGACCTATATCCCCCACTGA